From a single Streptomyces sp. 1331.2 genomic region:
- a CDS encoding NAD(P)H-binding protein: MTTEHHEILVLGATGKTGRRLVRRLREHGGLHDHGLRVRAASRKGETRFDWDDPGSWDTALAGAGSVYLIAPEDPAPVPGFVDRAVTAGVRRFVVLSGRGLDRVGPDFGQGMAAAERAVRASGVDWAILRANNFHQNFDEDLWHAPLRAGRLALPIGAVPEPFVDAEDIAEVAATLLTRPVPDTPTAPDAPNTPDGLTALGGRTYELSGPQALRFDEAVDVIARAAGRPMRYVELTPEEYRAELRADGHPEAAVRALDALFALHRDGHTAEPTDGVRQVLGREPRSLADYAARAAAAGAWA; the protein is encoded by the coding sequence ATGACCACCGAACACCACGAGATCCTCGTCCTGGGCGCGACCGGCAAGACCGGCCGCCGACTCGTCCGCCGCCTGCGCGAGCACGGAGGACTGCACGACCACGGACTGCGCGTACGGGCCGCCTCCCGCAAGGGCGAGACCCGCTTCGACTGGGACGACCCGGGCAGCTGGGACACCGCACTGGCCGGCGCCGGGTCCGTCTACCTGATCGCACCGGAGGACCCGGCCCCCGTCCCCGGGTTCGTCGACCGGGCCGTGACGGCCGGCGTGCGACGCTTCGTCGTGCTCTCCGGACGCGGGCTGGACCGGGTCGGCCCGGACTTCGGCCAGGGAATGGCCGCCGCCGAGCGCGCCGTCCGGGCCTCCGGAGTCGACTGGGCGATCCTGCGGGCCAACAACTTCCACCAGAACTTCGACGAGGACCTCTGGCACGCCCCGCTACGCGCCGGCCGACTGGCCCTGCCGATCGGCGCGGTCCCGGAGCCCTTCGTGGACGCCGAGGACATCGCCGAGGTCGCCGCCACCCTGCTCACCCGCCCGGTACCCGACACGCCCACCGCGCCCGACGCCCCCAACACCCCCGACGGCCTCACCGCGCTCGGCGGGCGGACGTACGAGCTGTCCGGCCCGCAGGCGCTGCGCTTCGACGAGGCCGTCGACGTGATCGCACGGGCCGCCGGCCGGCCGATGCGCTACGTCGAGCTGACGCCCGAGGAGTACCGGGCGGAACTGCGTGCCGACGGCCACCCCGAGGCCGCCGTACGGGCGCTCGACGCCCTGTTCGCCCTGCACCGCGACGGCCACACCGCCGAACCGACCGACGGGGTACGGCAGGTCCTGGGCCGGGAGCCGCGCAGCCTCGCCGACTACGCGGCCCGCGCCGCGGCGGCCGGCGCCTGGGCGTAG
- a CDS encoding DUF3616 domain-containing protein, translated as MPVLAALPAVPASAASYGTPTISFSAGYLSGAVGATGDPTVTVTVAQSGASASALTVAATASTRSTVARTGDVTVTDTGAARTLSVTAQGVGYTDLTVKVTGLGGLSATRTLHYAASAAVQYSAASRYLTGSSDASAAVDAGGGFIVVGDDESNTLRLYDRNNSGAPVRSWDFSTALGVSKEIDIEAATRVGNTIYWTGSLGNNKDGVVKPDRHTVFATTITGSGAATQLTLAGQYHGLRDDLIDWDSANGDRYGFAAGAADGQVPKQIDGFNVEGLEFAPGSSTTAYVGFRAPLTPAVTGGRALLVPVTDFPSLLDGSASHATFGDPIELDLGGLSVRDIRRNDLGQYLIVAGSWAAEDNSAPYALYRWNGLPGSQPVKLVDLPTGDYGAWEAVPDVPDLDAPGARAQLITDDGSADLYHDGTAAKDLTHPEWKKSRSTWFTLN; from the coding sequence GTGCCCGTGCTCGCCGCCCTGCCCGCCGTCCCGGCCTCGGCGGCGTCGTACGGCACCCCGACGATCTCCTTCTCGGCCGGATACCTCTCCGGCGCGGTCGGTGCCACCGGCGACCCGACCGTGACGGTCACGGTGGCGCAGAGCGGCGCCTCGGCCTCCGCGCTGACCGTCGCCGCCACGGCCAGCACCCGCAGCACCGTGGCCCGCACCGGCGACGTCACCGTGACCGACACCGGCGCCGCCCGCACGCTGTCGGTCACCGCCCAGGGCGTCGGCTACACCGACCTGACCGTCAAGGTCACCGGCCTGGGCGGCCTGAGCGCCACCCGCACCCTGCACTACGCCGCCTCCGCCGCCGTCCAGTACTCCGCCGCCAGCCGCTACCTGACGGGCTCCAGCGACGCCTCGGCCGCGGTGGACGCGGGCGGCGGCTTCATCGTGGTCGGCGACGACGAGTCCAACACCCTGCGCCTGTACGACCGCAACAACTCCGGTGCGCCGGTGCGCAGCTGGGACTTCAGCACGGCCCTCGGCGTCTCCAAGGAGATCGACATCGAGGCCGCCACCCGGGTCGGCAACACCATCTACTGGACGGGTTCGCTCGGCAACAACAAGGACGGCGTGGTCAAGCCGGACCGGCACACCGTCTTCGCCACCACGATCACCGGTTCCGGCGCCGCCACCCAGCTCACCCTCGCCGGCCAGTACCACGGCCTGCGCGACGACCTGATCGACTGGGACTCCGCGAACGGCGACCGCTACGGTTTCGCGGCCGGCGCCGCCGACGGCCAGGTGCCCAAGCAGATCGACGGGTTCAACGTCGAGGGCCTGGAGTTCGCCCCCGGCAGCAGCACCACCGCCTACGTGGGCTTCCGCGCGCCGCTCACCCCGGCGGTCACCGGCGGCCGGGCGCTGCTGGTGCCGGTCACCGACTTCCCGTCCCTGCTGGACGGTTCGGCCTCCCACGCGACCTTCGGCGACCCGATCGAGCTGGACCTCGGCGGGCTGTCGGTCCGTGACATCCGCCGCAACGACCTCGGCCAGTACCTGATCGTGGCCGGTTCCTGGGCCGCGGAGGACAACTCCGCGCCGTACGCCCTGTACCGCTGGAACGGCCTGCCCGGCTCCCAGCCGGTCAAGCTGGTCGACCTGCCGACCGGCGACTACGGCGCCTGGGAGGCCGTCCCCGACGTCCCGGACCTGGACGCCCCGGGCGCCCGGGCCCAGCTGATCACCGACGACGGCTCCGCCGACCTCTACCACGACGGCACCGCCGCCAAGGACCTCACCCACCCCGAGTGGAAGAAGTCCCGCAGCACCTGGTTCACCCTCAACTGA
- a CDS encoding threonine synthase, which produces MAPADSLATGQRSLGDPTLDYPLWPPLTAGCPRTGTEDVSYPVEVDYAYDKADPAALFAPAPTRGGLEQWAPLLPPLLAPGLGEGTTPLVELSPGVYVKDESRNPTWSHKDRLNRCTTSAAVGVGAPGIAVASSGNHGASAAAYAARAGLPCVVFTGPDLPPNVDAFLNAYGAVVLPVPWEARWPLLRQVVDRLGLHPVSNLTPTHTGHAYGPEGYKTVAYEIFRDIGLPSAVFVPTGYGELLFGVWKGFAELHRLGLTDRVPRIHSCEAAASGPLARAIADGLPAAHVTVGPSAAYSIASPVSGYRGVVAVRASGGRALTLDDRQLADAQQELARAGLWAELSSAAGLAGLRSLGEPDLSDGPVVCVSTSSGFKDLGVGTRRTDPVAPEWDAVLRRLRTAGIATG; this is translated from the coding sequence ATGGCACCAGCAGACTCCCTCGCGACCGGTCAGCGCTCGCTCGGCGACCCCACCCTCGACTACCCCCTCTGGCCCCCGCTCACCGCGGGCTGCCCCCGGACCGGCACCGAGGACGTCTCCTACCCCGTCGAGGTCGACTACGCCTACGACAAGGCCGACCCGGCGGCCCTGTTCGCCCCCGCGCCCACCCGCGGCGGCCTGGAGCAGTGGGCCCCGCTGCTGCCGCCGCTGCTCGCACCGGGCCTGGGCGAGGGCACCACGCCGCTGGTCGAGCTCTCGCCCGGGGTGTACGTCAAGGACGAGTCCCGCAACCCCACCTGGAGCCACAAGGACCGGCTGAACCGCTGCACCACGAGCGCCGCCGTCGGCGTCGGCGCGCCCGGCATCGCGGTCGCGTCCTCCGGCAACCACGGCGCCTCGGCCGCCGCCTACGCCGCTCGCGCCGGGCTGCCCTGCGTCGTGTTCACCGGCCCCGACCTCCCCCCGAACGTCGACGCCTTCCTCAACGCCTACGGCGCCGTGGTGCTCCCGGTGCCCTGGGAGGCGCGCTGGCCGCTGCTGCGGCAGGTGGTCGACCGCCTGGGCCTGCACCCGGTCAGCAACCTCACCCCCACCCACACCGGGCACGCGTACGGCCCCGAGGGCTACAAGACCGTCGCGTACGAGATCTTCCGGGACATCGGCCTGCCGAGCGCGGTGTTCGTCCCCACCGGGTACGGCGAACTGCTCTTCGGCGTCTGGAAGGGCTTCGCCGAGCTGCACCGTCTGGGCCTGACCGACCGGGTGCCGCGCATCCACTCCTGCGAGGCCGCCGCCTCCGGCCCGCTGGCCCGGGCGATCGCCGACGGCCTCCCCGCCGCCCACGTGACGGTCGGCCCGAGCGCCGCGTACTCGATCGCCTCCCCGGTCAGCGGCTACCGGGGCGTCGTCGCGGTCCGCGCGAGCGGCGGCCGGGCGCTCACCCTGGACGACAGGCAACTCGCCGACGCCCAGCAGGAGTTGGCCCGCGCCGGACTCTGGGCCGAGCTGTCCTCGGCGGCCGGCCTGGCCGGGCTGCGCAGCCTCGGCGAGCCGGACCTCTCCGACGGCCCGGTGGTCTGCGTGTCCACCTCCAGCGGCTTCAAGGACCTGGGCGTCGGCACCCGCCGCACCGACCCGGTCGCCCCGGAGTGGGACGCCGTCCTGCGCCGCCTGCGGACCGCCGGGATCGCCACCGGCTGA
- a CDS encoding phytoene desaturase family protein, translated as MVIIGGGLGGLSTGCYAQMNGYRTRILEMHEIPGGCCTGWDRGEFTFDCCVSWLLGSGPGNEMHRIWLELGALQGKRMRNFDVFNVVRTRDGRAVYFYSDPDRLEAHLLDLAPEDARQIRQFCAGLRKFRLALARYPFLKPVGLMGRRERWRMLASFLPYFNVIRRSITVLMSDYSARFRSPLLREAFNFVLYEKHPNFPVLPTYFQLASHAGQSAGVPEGGSLGLAQSIEQRYRRLGGEITYNAKVTEILVERDRAVGVRLSDGQEVRADIVVAACDGRTTMMDLLKGRYLNDTYRRLYTRTITEPGMVFPGYVTVFLGLRRPFPAGDPCTTYLLEDEVAARLTGIRHPSINVQFRSRHYPELSPAGTTVVYASYFCDIAPWRKLSTGPEQTPRLRRGEELHTLPVGRGREYQREKRRVRDTLIEYLDGHHPGLKEAVAVKDVSTPLTQVRYTGNYDGTVLGWQPFVESGETLEEEIKRNGPGLPGLANFYLSGVWATTGGLIRAAAAGRHVVQFICRDDRKPFTAEVDDSAPPPVLLIEPVGPADRQFGVTS; from the coding sequence ATGGTCATCATCGGCGGCGGGCTCGGCGGCCTGTCCACCGGCTGCTACGCGCAGATGAACGGCTACCGCACCCGGATCCTGGAGATGCACGAGATCCCCGGCGGCTGTTGCACCGGCTGGGACCGCGGCGAGTTCACCTTCGACTGCTGCGTCAGCTGGCTGCTGGGCAGCGGACCGGGCAACGAGATGCACCGGATCTGGCTCGAACTCGGCGCGCTGCAGGGCAAGCGGATGCGCAACTTCGACGTCTTCAACGTGGTGCGCACCCGGGACGGCCGGGCGGTGTACTTCTACTCCGACCCGGACCGGCTGGAGGCCCACCTGCTCGACCTGGCGCCCGAGGACGCCCGGCAGATCCGGCAGTTCTGCGCCGGACTGCGCAAGTTCCGGCTGGCGCTGGCCCGTTACCCCTTCCTCAAGCCGGTCGGGCTGATGGGCCGGCGGGAGCGGTGGCGGATGCTCGCCTCCTTCCTGCCGTACTTCAACGTCATCCGCCGCTCGATCACGGTGCTGATGAGCGACTACTCGGCGCGGTTCCGGAGCCCGCTGCTGCGCGAGGCGTTCAACTTCGTCCTGTACGAGAAGCACCCCAACTTCCCGGTGCTGCCCACCTACTTCCAACTCGCCTCGCACGCCGGGCAGTCGGCCGGGGTGCCGGAGGGAGGCTCGCTCGGCCTGGCGCAGTCGATCGAGCAGCGCTACCGCCGGCTCGGCGGGGAGATCACGTACAACGCCAAGGTGACCGAGATCCTGGTCGAGCGGGACCGGGCGGTCGGGGTGCGGCTGAGCGACGGGCAGGAGGTGCGGGCGGACATCGTGGTGGCGGCCTGCGACGGCCGGACGACCATGATGGACCTGCTCAAGGGCCGCTACCTGAACGACACCTACCGGCGGCTGTACACCCGGACCATCACCGAACCCGGCATGGTCTTCCCCGGCTACGTGACCGTCTTCCTCGGCCTGCGCCGGCCCTTCCCGGCCGGCGACCCGTGCACCACCTACCTGCTGGAGGACGAGGTCGCCGCCCGGCTCACCGGCATCCGGCACCCGAGCATCAACGTCCAGTTCCGCAGCCGGCACTACCCGGAGCTGTCCCCGGCCGGCACCACCGTGGTGTACGCCAGCTACTTCTGCGACATCGCCCCCTGGCGAAAGCTGAGCACCGGCCCCGAGCAGACGCCCCGGCTGCGGCGCGGCGAGGAGCTGCACACCCTGCCGGTCGGGCGGGGCCGGGAGTACCAGCGGGAGAAGCGCCGGGTGCGGGACACCCTGATCGAGTACCTGGACGGCCACCACCCGGGCCTCAAGGAGGCGGTGGCCGTCAAGGACGTCTCCACCCCGCTCACCCAGGTCCGCTACACCGGCAACTACGACGGCACGGTGCTGGGCTGGCAGCCCTTCGTGGAGAGCGGCGAGACCCTGGAGGAGGAGATCAAGCGCAACGGCCCCGGGCTGCCCGGCCTCGCCAACTTCTACCTCTCCGGCGTCTGGGCGACCACCGGCGGGCTGATCCGGGCGGCGGCGGCCGGCCGGCACGTCGTCCAGTTCATCTGCCGGGACGACCGCAAGCCGTTCACCGCCGAGGTGGACGACAGCGCGCCGCCGCCCGTCCTGCTCATCGAACCGGTCGGGCCCGCGGACCGGCAGTTTGGAGTCACCTCGTGA
- a CDS encoding MDR family NADP-dependent oxidoreductase, whose product MRIEKWIVQEHVDGVPDVERVYRKVVEEVDVRLAEDEMLLRTRYVSVDPYLQGIALDTPIGDHMGADSIMEVLEAGPAARFSVGDLVQGFGGWRTHLVSNGAPRLWQTGTFPMVFPAFRRLDRDHYDEALPLSTALGVLGGPGMTAWGTVEKFLDVRPGSTVLVSGASGAVGSLVGQLARHRGARVIGTTATPEKAERLWELGFDAVLLYRDGDAPDRLRKELAELAPDGIDRYFDSLGGALTDVVFEMLAVESRVAVCWQWGSQVGGDWAGPRLLPLIMFPRTTIRGIFSLEWFTEENWAALRRDLGALVRSGELRYQQTVHHGFDTIPAAYRGLYLDRSAMRGKVLVEL is encoded by the coding sequence GTGAGGATCGAGAAGTGGATCGTCCAGGAGCACGTGGACGGCGTGCCGGACGTCGAGCGGGTGTACCGGAAGGTCGTGGAGGAGGTGGACGTCCGGCTCGCCGAGGACGAGATGCTGCTGCGCACCCGGTACGTGTCGGTCGACCCGTACCTGCAGGGCATCGCGCTGGACACCCCGATCGGCGACCACATGGGCGCCGACTCGATCATGGAGGTGCTGGAGGCCGGGCCGGCCGCCCGGTTCTCGGTCGGCGACCTCGTCCAGGGCTTCGGCGGCTGGCGCACCCACCTGGTCAGCAACGGCGCGCCCAGGCTCTGGCAGACCGGGACCTTCCCGATGGTCTTCCCGGCCTTCCGCCGGCTGGACCGCGACCACTACGACGAGGCGCTGCCGCTCTCCACCGCGCTCGGCGTCCTGGGCGGGCCGGGGATGACGGCCTGGGGCACGGTCGAGAAGTTCCTGGACGTGCGGCCGGGCTCGACGGTGCTGGTCAGCGGGGCCTCCGGGGCCGTCGGCTCGCTGGTCGGGCAGCTCGCCAGGCACCGCGGTGCGCGGGTGATCGGCACCACGGCGACGCCGGAGAAGGCCGAGCGGCTGTGGGAGCTGGGCTTCGACGCGGTGCTGCTGTACCGCGACGGCGACGCCCCGGACCGGCTGCGCAAGGAACTCGCCGAGCTGGCCCCGGACGGCATCGACCGGTACTTCGACAGCCTCGGCGGGGCGCTGACCGACGTGGTCTTCGAAATGCTCGCGGTGGAGAGCCGGGTGGCCGTCTGCTGGCAGTGGGGGAGCCAGGTCGGCGGGGACTGGGCGGGCCCGCGGCTGCTGCCGCTGATCATGTTCCCGCGCACCACGATCCGCGGCATCTTCTCGCTGGAGTGGTTCACCGAGGAGAACTGGGCCGCGCTGCGGCGGGACCTCGGGGCGCTGGTCCGCAGCGGGGAGCTGCGCTACCAGCAGACCGTCCACCACGGGTTCGACACCATCCCCGCCGCCTACCGCGGGCTCTACCTCGACCGGTCGGCGATGCGGGGGAAGGTGCTGGTCGAGCTCTGA
- a CDS encoding AraC family transcriptional regulator, with translation MDVFDELLGGLRAEGAVFGRSVLTPPWALRFADAAELTLCVPLAGEGWIVREAGARAVRVREGETAVVRGPEPFVFAADPADAGRPELLRDVRCTEADGLPGTELDGRTGGEAEREPAGGAVLMAGAYRVRGEVPQRLLRALPPVLVVPDDEEDLAGCAALRDFFQAQFTAGRPGRQIVVDRLLDWLLVCTLRDWFDRPEAAAPGWYRAQGDEVVGPVLRAMHRAPERPWTLAGLAAEAGVSRTTLAKRFTELVGEPPLTYLTQWRMARAADLLVRSPETVAAVARRVGYADAFGFSAAFKRVRGVTPSAHRRAVGVG, from the coding sequence ATGGACGTGTTCGACGAGCTGTTGGGTGGGCTGCGGGCGGAGGGTGCGGTGTTCGGGCGGTCGGTGCTCACGCCGCCGTGGGCGCTGCGCTTCGCGGACGCGGCGGAGCTGACGCTGTGCGTGCCGCTGGCCGGGGAGGGCTGGATCGTCCGGGAGGCGGGCGCGCGGGCGGTGCGGGTGCGGGAGGGGGAGACGGCGGTGGTGCGGGGCCCGGAGCCGTTCGTGTTCGCGGCCGATCCGGCCGACGCCGGCCGTCCGGAGCTGCTGCGGGACGTCCGGTGTACGGAGGCCGACGGGCTTCCGGGTACGGAGCTGGATGGGCGGACGGGCGGGGAGGCGGAGCGGGAGCCGGCCGGCGGCGCGGTGCTCATGGCGGGGGCCTACCGGGTGCGGGGTGAGGTGCCGCAGCGGCTGCTGCGGGCCTTGCCGCCGGTGCTGGTCGTCCCGGATGACGAGGAGGACCTGGCCGGCTGTGCGGCACTGCGGGACTTCTTCCAGGCACAGTTCACGGCCGGGCGCCCCGGCCGTCAGATCGTGGTGGACCGTCTGCTGGACTGGCTGCTGGTCTGCACGCTGCGGGACTGGTTCGACCGGCCGGAGGCGGCTGCCCCGGGCTGGTACCGCGCGCAGGGGGACGAGGTGGTCGGGCCGGTGTTGCGGGCCATGCACCGGGCCCCGGAGCGCCCCTGGACGCTGGCCGGGCTGGCCGCCGAGGCGGGGGTGTCCCGGACGACGCTCGCCAAGCGCTTCACCGAGCTGGTGGGGGAGCCGCCGCTCACCTATCTGACGCAGTGGCGGATGGCGCGGGCGGCCGATCTGCTGGTGCGGTCGCCGGAGACGGTCGCGGCGGTGGCGCGGCGGGTGGGGTACGCGGATGCCTTCGGGTTCAGCGCGGCGTTCAAGCGGGTGCGGGGGGTGACGCCGAGTGCGCATCGGCGGGCGGTCGGCGTGGGTTAG